The DNA segment CGTCCCCGGTGTGGAAGTAGCCGTCGGCCCGCGCGCGCGAGGTGCGCTCGTCGTCGCCGTGGTAGCCGGACATCAGGTTGACCGGCTCGGTGGACAGGTCGAGGCAGATCTCGCCGGTGGAGGAGGACTCGCCGGTCACCGGGTCGATCAGCGCGATCGCGACACCCGGCAGCGGCCGGCCCATCGCTCCGGAGACGACCTCGGCGCCGGGCGGGTTGGCGATGATCGCCGTGGTCTCGGTCTGGCCGTAGCCGTCGCGGATGGTGAGGCCCCAGTCGCGCTCGACCTTCGCGATCACCTCGGGGTTCAGCGGCTCGCCGGCCGAGAGGATCTCGCTGAGCGCGCGCGGCCGGGCACCGAGGTCGGACTGGATCAGCATCCGCCAGACCGTCGGCGGCGCGCAGAAAGTGGTGACGCCCGCGCGGTCCAGCTGCTCGCGCAGCGCGACCGGCGAGAACCGGGAGTAGTTGTAGACGAAGACCGTCGCCTCGGCGTTCCACGGCGCGAAGAAGCAGCTCCAGGCGTGCTTGCCCCAACCCGGCGAGCTGATCGCGGAGTGCACGTCGCCCGGCTGCACGCCGAGCCAGTACATCGTGCTGAGGTGCCCGACCGGGTAGGACTCGTGGGTGTGCACGACCATCTTCGGCTTCGAGGTGGTCCCCGAGGTGAAGTAGATCAGGCAGGCGTCGGTGCTGTCGACGACGACCCTCGGCGCGATGCCGGGGGCCTCGATCGAGTCGGCGTAGTCGAGCCAGCCGTCCGGCACGCCCGCCGCGCCGCCCACCGCGATCAGCCCGACGTCCTCCGTGAGGCCCTCGAACTTCGCGGTCTCGGTCGCGTCCGCGATCACGTGCGCGACCTCGCCGCGCTCGAGCCGGTCGGCGAGGTCCGCGGGGGAGAGGAGCGTCGTGGTGGGCAGGATGACCGCGCCGAGCTTCATGATCGCGAGCATCGACTCCCACAGCTCGAGCCGGTTGCCGAGCATGAGCATCACGTGGTCGCCCTGCTCGACGCCGACGGAGTGCAGCCAGGCGGCGACCTCGTCGGAGCGCCAGCGCATCTCGTCGAAGGAGACCTTCGTCTCCGAGCCGTCCTCCTCGACGATCCGGAGGGCGGTCTTCTCGTTGCCGATGGCGATCTCGTCGAACCAGTCGACGGCCCAGTTGAAGTGCGGGCCGACGTCCGGCCAGCGGAAGGCGTCCGTGGCGGCCGCCGCGTCGGTGCGGTGCTCGAGCAGGGTGTCGCGCGCGGCGCGGAGGCGCCCGGTGGGGTTCATCCGACCATCCTCTCGCGCCGCGACGGCTTCGAGGTGAGGGCTCAGTACTTGATCGACTGCCCGCCGTCGATCGGCAGCACGACCGCGTTGATGTAGGAGGCGTCGTCCGAGAGCAGGAAGGCGACGACCGAGGCGATCTCGGCGGCCTCGCCGTAGCGCTTGGTCGGGTTCACCTGGATGAACTCCTCGGCGGCCTTGCGCGGGTTCTCGGCGTCGAGCTGCTTCATCGAGTTCTCGACCATCGGCGTCCAGATGGCGCCCGGGGCGATCGCGTTGATGCGGATGCCGTACTGCCCGTACTCGATGCCGGAGTTGCGCGTGAGGCCGACGACGCCGTGCTTCGCGGCCGCGTAGCCGGACTGGTTGCCGATGCCGGTGATGCCGCCGACGCTCGCGGTGTTGACGACCATGCCCGAGCCCTGCTCGCGCATCACCTTGAGTACCTTCTCGAGGCCGAGGAACACGCCGCGGAGGTTGATCGCGACGACCTTGTCGAACTCGTCGGCGGTGAAGTCCTCGGTGCGGTTCTGGCGGCCCTCGATGCCGGCGTTGTTGAAGAAGCCGTCGATGCGGCCGAAGCGGGCGAGGGTCTGCGCGACGTAGTCGTCGACGTCGGACGCCTTCGACACGTCCGCGATCACGGTGAGCGATTCGGTGCCCTCGGGGAGCGCCTCGACGGTCGCGGCGAGTCCCTGCTCGGAGACGTCGACGAGGGCGAGCTTCGCGCCCTCCGCGGCGAGGCGGACAGCGGTGGCGCGGCCGAGGCCGGAGCCGCCGCCGGTGATGAGGACGACGCGATCGGTGAAGCGGGTGCTGCTGATATCCATAGGTGCACTATATACCGAGTGGTATTCGGGAATCTGGGCGCGGGCTCCGTGGATCCGATGCCCGGAACCGCCGCGTCCGGTGCTCCGCGTCCCTGGCAACCGCCGCAGAGACCGTCCCGCTCGGCGGCCGCCTCGGGTAGACCGGAGGGACCGGCACGACCGCCGACACGAGCAGGGGGAGCCGTGAAGAGCAGGAGAAGAACGATGACGACGGGGGCCGCGCTGGCCCTCACCGGGCTGGCGCTGGCCGCCTGCACCGCCCCGGCGGAGAGCGGAGCGGAGGCGACGCCGACCGTCTCGGAGGCGCCCGCGGCCTCCTCGGCCTCGGCCTCGCCGGGCGACCGCCCGATCGGACCCGTCCGGCTGCCCGAGGGGGCGACCGCCGCCGTCGAGTGGGTCGACGAGACCGGCGCGGTCGAGCCGCAGACCGTGCGCCTCACCGGCGAGCCGCTGCACGTGACCGTCTCGGTCGTCTGCGACACCGCCGACGCCGAGGTGACCGTCGAGGTCGAGGGCCTGATGACCACCGGCTCGTCCTGCGTCTACGACCCGGGCACCACCCGGACGACGAGCAACGGCGGCGGCAACACCGGCTCGATGGAGATCGCCGTCGACCAGGACGCGCGCATCACCGTGACGACCGACCCCGCCGACGCCCACTGGTCCGGCGCGGTCTCGACCGGCCCGCGCACCGTGCCGCTGGGCTGACGCGCAGTCCGGCTCGGCTCTAGCCCAGCGGCACGCCCAGCGCGGCCATGAACGGCACGGCGTCGACCGCCTCGCCGTCGACGCGGGTCTCGAAGTGCAGGTGGCAGCCGGTGGAGGCGCCGGTCGAGCCGCGGGTCGCGATGACCTCGCCCGCGACGACGGTGTCCCCGACGTCGACGAGCAGGTCGGTGTTGTGCGCGTAGCCGGTCTCGATGCCGCCGCCGTTGTCGAGCAGGATCCAGTTGCCGTAGCTGCCGGAGTAGGCCGCCTCCTCGACGGTGCCGCTCGCCGCCGCGAGGACCGGGGTCCCGCAGGCGCCGGCGAGGTCGGTGCCCTTGTGGAAGAGGTTCACGCCGGCGACCGGCTGGTCGGGGCGGGGGCCGTAGCTGCTGCTGATGTGGCCGGCGATCGGGAGCACCCAGGTGCCGGAGACCCCGGCGGCCGCGGCGGTCGACTCGCCCGCGCCGGCGGTGATCGCGTCGAGCGAGGCGGTGGGCACGAGGACCTCGGGCTTGGCCTCGGCGGCGAAGGCGTCGCGGGTCACGCTCTGCTGCACGACGCCCGCGGCGACGAAGCTCTGCGGGCGGGCTGCGGCGACGGCGTTCGCGGTGTCGGTCGCGACGGCGGACTCCGGGGTGTCGCCGACGGCGAAGGCAGGCATCGTCGAGGTGACGGCCAGGCCGACCACGAAGGTCATCGCGGCGAAGGCAGACACGCGGCGCGTCGAGGGGCGGCGGACGGCGGTGCTCCGGGCCGTGCTGCGCGCGGCGGCGGTGCGGGCGGCGGCGGTGCGGGCGACGCTGCGCGCGGCGACCTGCTCGGCCTCGCGCTGCTCGCGCAGCTGCCGGCGGGTCGGGAGGGCCTGCGCGGTCGCGGCGGAGACGGGGGCCGGGGCGTGGTCGGAGTGGTGCATGCAGTCGTGGTTTTCCGGGTCGTTCGCCGCGGGGGAACGGGGGCGCGGCAGGGCGGGTCGGGGCGGCGGAGCGCTCGGCAGCGCTTAGCAGGTGGTGCTCAGGGGGGTGTCAGCCGGGGCTCAGGGGACCGCGCGGCGACCCTCCAGAGTACCTGCGCAGCTCCGGAACGCCACTGGGAGAATGCCGAGCGGTGCACGGTATCGATGCCTCGAGCTCAGGCGAGCGCCTCCGCGCAGTGGCGGAGCAGGGCGTGCAGCTCGCGGATCCGCGCCCCGTCCAGCCCCGTCAGCATGCGCTCCTCGACCGCCCGGACGGCCGCGCTCGCCTCGCCGAGGAGCTCCTCGCCGGACGCCGTGAGCCGGATCGGCAGCGCCCGGCCGCTCGGCGCCGTCTCGGCCCGGATCAGGTGACCGTCGCGCTCGAGCGACTGCAGCAGCACGTGCATCGACTGCCGGGTCACGAACGCGCCCCGCGCCAGCTCGGAGCTGGACAGCCCCGGCCGGTGCGCCAGCAGCTCCAGGCAGGAGTAGGCCGTGACCGTGATCCCGAGCGGCCGCAGCGCCGCCTCCATCGCGACGCGCAGGGCGCTCGACGCCTCCTTCAGCACGTAGCCGACGGAGGTGTCCAACTCGATCCGTGCCGTGTTCTCGCCCTGTTGACTCATGTCAGTAGTCTGACATACGCTCCATGTAAGGAAACTGACACCGACCCCGACGAAAGGCGCTCCCATGGCGATCACCGGCCCCGACTTCCTCTCCCTCCAGGTCCGCGACCTCGAGCGCTCCGGCGAGTTCTACGAGACCCGCCTCGGCATCTCCCGCCGCCCCGGCCCGCCGCACGCCGTCGTCTTCGACACCGCGCCGATCCCCTTCGCGATCCGCGACGTGACGCCGAGCACCGAGCTCCCCGCCGAGCCCGGCCGCGGCGTCGCCCTCTGGCTGCACGCCACCGAGGTCGCCGCCCTGCACGACTCCCTCGCCGCCGCCGGCGTCCCGATCGCGTCGGCCCCCGCCGAGGGCCCCTTCGGCCTGACCTTCACCTTCGCCGACCCGGACGGCTACCTGATCACCCTCCACGACCGCGCCTGACGCACCTGCGACTGCGAGACGCTAGGCGTCCGCGCCCGCCGGCTGCCAGAGCTGGAGGCGGTTGCCCTCGGGGTCGTGCAGGTCGGCGAAGCGGCCGTTCGGGTAGGTCTCGGGGTCGATCTCGACGGTGATGCCCGCGGCGCGGAGCTGGGCGACGAGCGCGTCGAGCGAGTGCACGCGGAGGTTCAGGGTCCAGCCGGCGGGGCCGAGCGGCTCGGAGCCGGCCGGCATCGGGGCGAGGACGGTGCTGCCGGCGTCCTGGCGCCACGACGGGGCGCCGTACTCCATCGGCACCTCGTCGATGCCGAGGTGCTCGGCGTACCAGTGCGCCAGCGCCTCCGGGTCGCGCGCGGCGAAGAAGAAGCCGCCGATGCCCGTGACCCTCTCGCGCGACACGATCAGTACCGGCCGCTCGTGAAGACCAGCAGGGCGATCAGGCCGGCGACGGTCGCGGCGACGCCGGAGCCGAGGCGCCACCACATCCAGCGGTCGCGCTTGGGGCCGCGCATCGGGCGGCGCAGCCCGTGCCTGCCGGAGTAGCCGCCGTGGTTGGGAGTGAAGACCATGACTCCAGCCTGCCTCACCAGGCTCGCCGGGTCACGGCCTCACGCGCTCCACTCGCTGTCGTCCCGCCAGGGCGCGAGGTCGACCTCGTTGCCCTCCGGGTCCGCGAGAGTCCACCACTCCGGGGCGTTCGAGTCGTCGACGAGGCGGCCGCCGGCGGCGAGGGCCGCGGCGAGGCGGGTGTCGACGGCATCGCGCGGCAGGTAGAGGTCGAGGTGGATCGTGTTGCGCTCGGGGCGCGGCTCCTCGATGCTCTGGATCCAGACGTTCGGGCCGAGGGCGCGCGGATCGGCGAGGTCGGCGTCCTCGACGGGGGAGTAGCCGAGCACGGCCCGCCAGAAGGCGCGGACCGCGGCGACGTCGACGGCGTCGATCGCGATCTGCAGGCTCTGCACCGCGGCCGGCTCGGCGGGGAGGCCGAGCGCGCGGGCGGTGGCCGAGATCTCGCGGGCGAGGGCCAGGTCGCGCTCGCTGATGTCGCCGACGTCGTGGCTGATCAGGCGCACGCCGACGCCGCCGTAGCGCAGATCGACGTCGGGGTGGTGGCCGGCCTGCTCGGCGAGGACGGCGATCGCGGCGACCAGGGCGGCGCCCGCGGCGAAGGAGCCGGCCCCGCGGTCGCCGGTGCGGAAGTAGGCGCGGGCGCCGTCGCCGACGACCCGCCAGTCGGCGGTGCCGGGGGCGGCGCGGAAGTCGCGCGGGGAGATCGCATCGGTCATGCGGCAGTTGTACTCCCCGGCCGGCCGTTCTGCCCAGGCCCCGTGCGGTGCCCGCTCGCTACGGTGGACCCACGACCGATCGGGTCGACGAGTGTGAGGAGCCGGCATGGCGCAGAAGAAGAAGTCCGATTCGAAGAAGTCGTCGCAGAAGACCGACGACAAGGCCGCGCAGAAGCGCGCGAAGAAGGCTCTGGCCAAGGCGGAGAAGTCGGTCCGCGCGGCCCACGACGCCGTCCGCGACTCCAGCAAGAAGCTGCGCAAGAAGGCCCGCAAGCTCGCCGAGCAGACCGACAAGCTGAAGCGCCAGCAGGAGAAGGCCGCGAAGAAGGCCGCCCAGGCCGATAAGCGGAGCGCGCCCTCCGCGCCCAAGCACGTGGTCGAGCGCGAGCACGTCGCCGTCGGCGCGGCCGACCCGTCGGTCACGCCCGACTTCACGCCGCCGCTGCCGAGCGCGGCGCACGACGAGCAGGACCAGGAGCAGGCTCCGGAGGGGCAGGCCCAGGAGCAGCAGGCCGAGGAGCAGCCCGAGCCCGACGCCGACCCCGAGCACGTGCCGGACCTCACGCCCCCGCTGCCGCACTCCTCGCACTGAGCGAGCCCCGCGGGACGCCCCTACCCTGAGAAACTGCACAGGGTAGCCCGGCGCGCCGCTCGGAGAGGTGAACAGCCGGTGAACGCCCCGGCGAACCCTTCCGAGCGGCCTGCGCGGGCGGGAGGATCTCCTCCGTGGATCCCTTCATCCTTCTCGCGCTCGTCATCGTCACCGCTCTGGCGTTCGATTTCACCAACGGCTTCCACGACACGGCGAACGCGATGGCCACGTCCATCGCGACCGGCGCGTTGAAGCCGAAGGTGGCCGTCACGCTCTCCGCCGTCCTCAATCTGGTCGGCGCGTTCCTCAGCATCGAGGTGGCGCTGACCGTCACCAACGCGGTCGTCAAGATCCAGGACTCCACCGGCGCGCCCGACCCGGCGCTGCTCGAGGGCGGCGGCTCGGCGCTCCTGCTGATCGTGCTCGCCGGCCTCATCGGCGGCATCGTCTGGAACCTCCTCACCTGGCTGCTCGGTCTGCCCTCCAGCTCGTCGCACGCCCTCTTCGGCGGCCTGATCGGCTCGGCGCTCGCCGGCCTCGGCCTCAACGGCGTCAACTGGGCCGGCGACGGCTCGAAGCTCGACGGCGTCGTCGGCAAGGTGATCCTGCCCGCGCTGATGTCGCCGGTGCTCGCCGGCGCGGTCGCCGCGATCGGCACCTGGCTCGTCTTCCGCGTGATCGGCAACCTCGCCGATCGCCGCATCCACCGCGGCTTCCGGATCGGCCAGATCGGCAGCGCCTCGCTCGTCTCGCTCGCGCACGGCACCAACGACGCGCAGAAGACCATGGGCGTCATCACGCTGGCGCTCATCGCGGCCGGCGGCTGGAGCGACACCGAGTCCGTCCCGTTCTGGGTCAAGCTCAGCTGCGCGCTCGCCATCTCGCTCGGCACCTACATCGGCGGCTGGCGGATCATCCGCACCGTCGGCAAGGGCCTCGTCGAGATCGACACCCCGCAGGGCATGGCCGCCGAGAGCGCCTCCGCCGCGGTCATCCTCGCCTCCAGCCACCTCGGCTTCGCCCTCTCGACCACGCACGTCGCGACCGGCTCCATCCTCGGCTCCGGCGTCGGCCGCCCCGGCGCGCAGGTCCGCTGGCGCGTCGCGCTGCGGATGGTGATCGCCTGGGTGATCACGCTCCCCGCCGCCGCGCTGATGGGCGCCGTGATGTGGTGGATCGGCCACCTGGTCGGCGGGGCCGGGGGCGGCATCCTGATGACCGCCGTCCTCGTCGCCGTCGCGATCTTCATCTACGTCCGCTCGCGCCGCGACAGCATCGGTGCGCACAACGTCAACGACGAGTGGTCGGACGCGGGCACCGCAGCGAAGCAGACCGCCGGCGTCTAGCCCGGATCCCTCCGCACCGACTCGAAAGGACCGACCCGTGCTCTCCCTCTTCTTCAGTGCCGCCGGCCAGGTGGCGCTCATCGCCGTGCTCCTCGGCGCGGGCCTGCCCGTGCTCTTCGCCGTCGGCGTCCGCTCGTTCGCCCTCGCCGGCGGTGACGGAGCCAGTGGAACCGCGGCCTCGACCGCGCAGGCTCCCGGCCTCCCCGCGCCGCTGCTCCGCGCGCTCGGCGTGCTCTGCTTCGTGATCGTGGTCGCCGCCGTGGCGGTGGGCCTGAGCATCATCATCGCGACCGGCCTCGGCCAGGCCGTGAGCTTCGAGCACGTCTTCCCGACGTTCGTCCCCAAGGGCTGACCATGGCGGCGACCGACCCGGCGGCGCCCGACGCGGCGGCTCCCGCTCCCGCGGACGGCGTCGTCGCCCGGGTGGTCAGCTGGCTCCGCGCGGGCTACCCCTCCGGAGTGCCGGAGACCGACTACGTTCCGCTGCTCGGCCTCCTCCAGCGCAGCCTGACCCGCGACGA comes from the Rathayibacter festucae DSM 15932 genome and includes:
- a CDS encoding VOC family protein, with product MSRERVTGIGGFFFAARDPEALAHWYAEHLGIDEVPMEYGAPSWRQDAGSTVLAPMPAGSEPLGPAGWTLNLRVHSLDALVAQLRAAGITVEIDPETYPNGRFADLHDPEGNRLQLWQPAGADA
- a CDS encoding glucose 1-dehydrogenase is translated as MDISSTRFTDRVVLITGGGSGLGRATAVRLAAEGAKLALVDVSEQGLAATVEALPEGTESLTVIADVSKASDVDDYVAQTLARFGRIDGFFNNAGIEGRQNRTEDFTADEFDKVVAINLRGVFLGLEKVLKVMREQGSGMVVNTASVGGITGIGNQSGYAAAKHGVVGLTRNSGIEYGQYGIRINAIAPGAIWTPMVENSMKQLDAENPRKAAEEFIQVNPTKRYGEAAEIASVVAFLLSDDASYINAVVLPIDGGQSIKY
- a CDS encoding VOC family protein, giving the protein MTDAISPRDFRAAPGTADWRVVGDGARAYFRTGDRGAGSFAAGAALVAAIAVLAEQAGHHPDVDLRYGGVGVRLISHDVGDISERDLALAREISATARALGLPAEPAAVQSLQIAIDAVDVAAVRAFWRAVLGYSPVEDADLADPRALGPNVWIQSIEEPRPERNTIHLDLYLPRDAVDTRLAAALAAGGRLVDDSNAPEWWTLADPEGNEVDLAPWRDDSEWSA
- a CDS encoding AMP-binding protein yields the protein MNPTGRLRAARDTLLEHRTDAAAATDAFRWPDVGPHFNWAVDWFDEIAIGNEKTALRIVEEDGSETKVSFDEMRWRSDEVAAWLHSVGVEQGDHVMLMLGNRLELWESMLAIMKLGAVILPTTTLLSPADLADRLERGEVAHVIADATETAKFEGLTEDVGLIAVGGAAGVPDGWLDYADSIEAPGIAPRVVVDSTDACLIYFTSGTTSKPKMVVHTHESYPVGHLSTMYWLGVQPGDVHSAISSPGWGKHAWSCFFAPWNAEATVFVYNYSRFSPVALREQLDRAGVTTFCAPPTVWRMLIQSDLGARPRALSEILSAGEPLNPEVIAKVERDWGLTIRDGYGQTETTAIIANPPGAEVVSGAMGRPLPGVAIALIDPVTGESSSTGEICLDLSTEPVNLMSGYHGDDERTSRARADGYFHTGDVAVRAVDGTITFLGRTDDIFKSSDFKISPFEVESVLLQHPAVAESAVVPAPDPTRHSVVKAYVALADGWEPTAETAAAIFRHTDELLSSFERVRRIEFHELPKTISGKIRRVELREREEQAFARGEELAAEWRSDRL
- a CDS encoding MarR family winged helix-turn-helix transcriptional regulator, translating into MSQQGENTARIELDTSVGYVLKEASSALRVAMEAALRPLGITVTAYSCLELLAHRPGLSSSELARGAFVTRQSMHVLLQSLERDGHLIRAETAPSGRALPIRLTASGEELLGEASAAVRAVEERMLTGLDGARIRELHALLRHCAEALA
- a CDS encoding M23 family metallopeptidase — protein: MHHSDHAPAPVSAATAQALPTRRQLREQREAEQVAARSVARTAAARTAAARSTARSTAVRRPSTRRVSAFAAMTFVVGLAVTSTMPAFAVGDTPESAVATDTANAVAAARPQSFVAAGVVQQSVTRDAFAAEAKPEVLVPTASLDAITAGAGESTAAAAGVSGTWVLPIAGHISSSYGPRPDQPVAGVNLFHKGTDLAGACGTPVLAAASGTVEEAAYSGSYGNWILLDNGGGIETGYAHNTDLLVDVGDTVVAGEVIATRGSTGASTGCHLHFETRVDGEAVDAVPFMAALGVPLG
- a CDS encoding inorganic phosphate transporter; amino-acid sequence: MDPFILLALVIVTALAFDFTNGFHDTANAMATSIATGALKPKVAVTLSAVLNLVGAFLSIEVALTVTNAVVKIQDSTGAPDPALLEGGGSALLLIVLAGLIGGIVWNLLTWLLGLPSSSSHALFGGLIGSALAGLGLNGVNWAGDGSKLDGVVGKVILPALMSPVLAGAVAAIGTWLVFRVIGNLADRRIHRGFRIGQIGSASLVSLAHGTNDAQKTMGVITLALIAAGGWSDTESVPFWVKLSCALAISLGTYIGGWRIIRTVGKGLVEIDTPQGMAAESASAAVILASSHLGFALSTTHVATGSILGSGVGRPGAQVRWRVALRMVIAWVITLPAAALMGAVMWWIGHLVGGAGGGILMTAVLVAVAIFIYVRSRRDSIGAHNVNDEWSDAGTAAKQTAGV
- a CDS encoding VOC family protein; the encoded protein is MAITGPDFLSLQVRDLERSGEFYETRLGISRRPGPPHAVVFDTAPIPFAIRDVTPSTELPAEPGRGVALWLHATEVAALHDSLAAAGVPIASAPAEGPFGLTFTFADPDGYLITLHDRA